TGAACATCTAGAATAGAGATAGCTGAAGCTAAACAGCTATCAAAAAGTTCAATATGGATCTAAGCTATATCAGTAAACAGAAATCCTTCCACATTGAATAAGAAGCTGTACAGAGGTGATGGAGGACGGCCTAACTGTAGCAACCTTGTTAGAACCTGGCAAAAGAAAACCATCGGTCAGGATCATCAGAACTCAGAAGTATGTCGCTGCAAATGCATGATTTGATCTTTTCAATTGCAAGGAATATGACTGAGTTAAGCTCCTGCTATCGTTATCTTTTGTTAAGCAACAGATGACTAATACATTGCCATAAAACAGAGGTTCAAGTTCTACACAGTTTtcataaaaactaaatttcaTCTTTGATCGGCACACCAGAGTACTAATTTAATGGTTTTGCGTGGTCTGCCACTGGTGGTAATGTTAAGCAGGCACCATCTGTCAATCTGATTAACAATAACAGATCGAGTTACAAGGGCCAGTTGATTTCATTAGAAGCATCAGAAGGTTTCGTACCAAAGAACATAAACACGCAGGTAGAGGATAAACATCAGACTTTTATACCCATGTTCTCATGGGCACTGGCCTGAGGTTTCTGGAGCCTACTCCTGGTGGGCGAACAGTACCTCGGGCACTATAGCAACAGGTTTGGAGAAAAGACAAAATTAAGATCGGGTTAGTTAGGGTTAGTTAACGGCTGTCTGGATCCAAcgactttttttagtctcttgccacatcggatgtttggacgttaattagaagtattaaatatagagtaataaaaaaactaattgcataaataaaggctatttcattagataaatttttaagcctaattaatccacgattagcaaatgtttatcgtagcatcacattcgctaatcatggactaattagactcaatagattcgtctcgcaaaatagtcAGAGTAtgggatgagttttattaatagtctatatttaatacttctaattagtgtccaaacattcgatgcgacatagacttaaaaaaaataggaagaaaATAGACACCCCCTTAGTTACCATCTACAGCCTCCGTCCCACGATGACTTTGCTTTTCACCCCCTTCCTTTATAACACAAAAACTTTATCTTCAAAGCAATTAATGTGTTgtagtttgcaaaaacagaGGGCAAGTGCACtggaatttgaaaaaaaaaacagattagCACCccccttatcttttcactattacttatgcttataagccaaaatttaaattttcaacttaaaatttatagttgatttgaggtttttccaccatagtttatttcccaaccttagcttttagatcgctaagaatacgtatataaaagttttattcacaaattactttttgtttgtaaatatgccgatCACCCCTAGGACATATGCATTGGGGTTTGAAAAAGTACTGTGCAAGCTAGTCTTCTTAACTTGTATTGGTGGTACATGTGGATAGGCTAACAATGAAGTCTTTCTGAGACAGGAAGTATATAAGAATGGATTGTCTATGTTCCGGTAAGCAATGTTCAAGAATTAATCTAATCAGTCCCCAATCTAAGTCTACATCCCATCCCTAGGCACTGCTCGGCTATCCTCTCGAGTCCTAGCAGTGGTTATCCCACCATGGCTTCGGGTCGTGACAAATGTAATTGCAGGTTTTTGTTAATGGAAATAGGTAAAATCTCATCAAAGTCACTGCACTTCCACTGAGGCTTGCATATATCTTTTGATATTAAAGCTTTGACCAGATCTCAGCTTACTTAGGTTCCTATTTGTTACTCAAAATAACTGAATGGAGAATTAGTTAAGAGGCTAAAAGCTATTTACTGAAAGACTTTTTTCGGAATACGCTTTGGTGCTATTTACTGAGCTCTTATTGGATAATAAGCTCTTTTCTCAGACTGTAAGACCCCCATGGCCCCACCCTCACGAAGTTTCCATAGCAAAATGCGagcaatttaaaatataaagatatCTCCATTAATACAATCTATTGCTAAAGAAAATGTAAATGAGCttcatcacaaaaaaaatgccagATAAGTGTCATCAAAGGCTTAGTGTGCTGTACCTCAAACTGCAATTGTTTTCTTGCCAGCAAGAATGCGGGATATCTGGAGACCTCTGCTGAAAGCTTCATTGAAAAGTACCCTTGTCTGCATTTCCTGAAATCCAGGCAACCAGGAAAAGAATGCAACTGGCGCCATAACAAATGCCCCTAGCAGTATCTCATACAAACGTGCGACAGAAACAACACTGGCCCAGACAACAGTAGATTCGATGAATGGCCTAATCACTTGAGCAATGCAAATCAAGCCCCAACCAGTTGGAATAAATGCCAAAAGGCTAGTGAAGATGTCAATGATTTGGAACGTAGTAAATTCCAGAAATAATATCAGCACTACCACTGCAAGAATGATGACACCAGTTTGGATGATCCGGTAGTAAAGGTGCTGTTTTGCAGCATACTTGTCTCGAGCATACGACATTAGGACAAAAATGCCAAAAATCACAGCCACACATATCCAGGAAAGAAGATAAACAGCAATACTTCTGCTCCCATTTGCAATCTTCAGCTGGTATACAACCCCAtactgaaaaaagaaatatctgaGATCTAACAATATCTCCAAAATTTTTCCCCAAAGACCAGTTGTTCGTAGATGATCCTGCTCCTCATACCACCAAACTTCCCAGCTGTGTTCAGCCTTAGAAAAGATACTACCAGGGTACCAGATCCAGTTCATGAAATCATCAAAGTCATACACTGTTTTCAACCAATCAAAGCCAGATGGATTAAAAGCAAATGGAGCCATGATCCATGATACCACTAGAAACCAGCTAGATATCATCATGATTATGTAAACAAGTGTATCCCTTGCAATCACACTGTGAGCTGCATACACAGTCAATACTATACCAAGTTCTATTGCCTTTATGAAGTGGCTCCTTGCGTACAGCCTGTAATTTTCAGCAAAACTCTTATGCTGCACAACAAAACCACGGCCAGTAGCACGATACTTAGCACCGCCATGAAGAATTGTCCGGCCGTAGTAATGGCTTTTCGTTCCCATGGAAAATGTGTAGAACATGGACGAAAACATCATTTGCATGGTGAAAAAATCCCAGACAGCAGGCAGAAAACCCTGTTCAAGAGAGTTCTCTATAATCATTGGCAAAGCAGTGAAGAGGCCAAGCTGTATGACAAATTGCTGGTTCAGAACTGCACCCAAGGCTTTATTGTTGGTTGCATTAGCACTGCCCTGAATTCCAGCCTCAAGACCACTAAGAGCTAGATACAGGCGTCCCCAAACAAAAGTGTAAACTGTCAAGACCACCAGCATTGTGTTGAAGTAGAATCCTACTGTAGTATAGAAGACAGAAAGACTCCTAAAAAAATCCAGTCTATGACCAAGTCTGTAGATATCCCTACTTAGGGTCTGCTCACCGTTGCCACTAGAAACCTTTGCTTCAAACATTGATATCTGATTGAGCCCAACATCACGTCCCTTACCAACCTGTATATACTCATGGTGGCTAACATTGCCACCACGTAGGGTACAGTTGAAACCTGCAAATATGTCCTCGCTGATATTGATTACCCTGGATGCTTTGCTTATACCACCTCGAGTTAAAAACCAAAGGCGATCAAATACATCAGGATGTCCATAGTGCATCCGAACCTTCAATGGATTAGCAAGAACCCGTTGCCCAAGGGTAACAAAGCTTGTTTCTTGTGCAGACATGAACCAAGCAAGTGAAGACACAGATCCAGTGAAGACATGTTCCCGGACTCCCAACAGCGTTGGTTTCTGGCTCCCATGATAATAATCGTACTGTTCTAGCAGATTACGCATCTTGAGGGCCTCCTCAAAATAATTATCCTGGTTCATGTCAATCGTTTGCACAGCATCACCTCGCGTGAATATGATGGCATGGTTTTGGTTTTCCGGTTTCCCCTCCCCAAGTTTCAGTGGACCAGGCAACCTAACCCGGTATATTTCAACCTCTCTCTGCAAGACAGTATCAAATTTAATGAGGACAGAATAGTATTGCATACCACCCATCCCAGAACTGACCTCATCAACATAAGCAACACGGAGGGCCTCATTTTTCTTCATAAGAGTTAGGATGTCTTCAGCACGTTGATCTTTCGCCTTTTTCTGTTGTCCATATATCTGGCAAGCAACCACATAGGTGTACTTCATGAGAGCATCACCATCTTCCTGGCCTTTAAACAGTTGACTTACAGTACTGGTTCCTCTGTCTAACCTCCTTCGAGGTCGTTGTTGTAAACCACCATTCATGGGATATACATCATTCTCATGCCTAACTGAACCATAGGAAGCCAGCCGTTTTGTTCCTTCTGTAATTTCTACCTCAGAGGCAGTATCGAGAAAAGCAAGCATCTTGAGAGCCCTGTAGTAGTACATCATTCCCCTTACAGTTCGTGCTAAAGTCTGCCCCCTGTACGAAGCCCAAAGTCGGAGATCCTGGAATTTTCCAGCCCAAATATCATCATCATTGACCATTCCTTCCCTCTGCATGCGTTGTAAAAAGTTTCTCCAATCATCTTCATAAATCTTTTGGAGATAAAACAAGATTGAGATGCCATCTTCATTCTCACGACGAAGCTGGTCCTTGTTGTACAGCACATCTTCATTATAGTACGGGGTCAAAACACTGAATGCCATCATCTTCTGAACAGTGGGAGCACGAGGCATGTTCATGAACAGGGAGTTGCTGAAGAAGGTTATGCGCCGTTGAGCCTCAGGATTCTTGGGAACACTGTTCATAGAATCCCTGGATGTGAGAATCGTATGGAGCCTTCTCACCTGCTTGTAGAAGCTAACATCATGATTATCTGGACATTTTATGGCATCCTGAAAAAGCAGCTGAGATTCAGTTGTTCCTGATGGTGCTAGCCCTTCTAGCCTCAGCTGTGCAAagtccttcttcttctttggtAAATCATGGACTGCAAGATCATAGAGATCCTGCAAGGTACGAACAATCTTGATCTGATCCTTGTTTTCCTTCAATAGAAGATCCAATAAGGAGATTATAGATTTATGAATTCGAGGCAATAAAGTTAACTTATAGTCTTCAGTGAACTTTCCATGTTCTATCGCACTATCAAATGCAAAGAACAGCTGATTGACAATAATGTGTTCATCAGTTCTCTCCTTGATTATTTCCAGCAGCAAGTGACGTATGCTGTCATAAGCTTCAATTACTGCACATCTCCTGTACTCATTGTTACATATCTTGAACCAATGTGTTCTGTCATCAGCTACCAGCTCTTCTGCTTGACTAAGAGCAAGAAGAAGTTCATTTTTAAGTAGCAAACATGGCCACCGTACCACACGAATTCTCCACACAACTGGTGGCAACTCAAGAACTTCAACCTCCTCATCGCTAATAATGTCCTCTTCCCTAAATGTCTGAATGATCTCATTCCAAATCAGTGCAAATCTCTTAGCTTCCACCTCGTTTGCTTCAATCTTCCTATACGGACGGCCAAACCCATACCTGAGCTTCAGCCGATGGATTGCATCATAGAACTTGCTGCGGATGCTACCATGAACAGTGTCCAGGTGCTCCTCTGGCATTAAATTGAACTGCATTGCACTTGCAAAGAACTGAAACCTCAAGCGCAGCTGCTCAATGCTGCGAATCTCCCCCAGATGTGAGAAAAGGCCAATAAGTGCCCCTGTTAGTGATGAGAAGACTGCATACCATATCTGGAGATCCATGAGGTAAATGATGATAACTGGAACCCACAGGATGATTACTGCAATGCGCTCTGTATGAGGCATGAACTCAAACCAGTTACGCTTGATGTCATGCAGTTTGAAGATTACCTTTGTTGGCCCCACCATTGGCTTAATCTGGAGAAAGTAGCTGAAGCCAAACTTAGAAACAAGGAGACACACCCAGAATATTGAGTACTTGATGTTATCAATGAGACCTTCCCTCAGACCACGACCAACAAATGTACGTGTCTGGAACCACCAGGTGAGAACATATAGAATTCTCCAATTAGTTTTCTCCAGGAAATTGCGAATCCAGGGGATGATGAAGAGCAAAATCGCAAGCACTTGCGGGATGACGAACACAGCAGCTGCCTCAAGGTAATTCAACACTCTGGTATTGGCAGCGAAGGACCACCTGCGATCTCGCCACCGTTGATCCCACATTCTTTTATAGAGTACACTAAATGTAATTGTCCACCCTGCAGCAACAAGCACCTTGAGCACCATCCGAACAGCCAGTGTTGTTGTTTCCCTCGACACAAGACTGTACTGAGTACCCGCATCAAGCATTGCCTGAACAAAGCGCAGTCCACCCCAGGTGATGAACACAGACAGCACTCGGACTTGGATGTCCCGGTGGCTGAGGCTATCCCATGGACGGGTACTAGTACTACCATCCCATGCAACAATCATTGCAGCttgaaagaaaagaataagcaTCACCCATATCCTATCAAAACTGCGGTAGACATTCCAGAATGAACGCTGCTCAACAAAACCAGTCTTGCCAATACGCCCGGTCTTACCCGGCTCTGCAAAGAAGTTCCTCGATGTATCCAGTGGCCACCGGAGACGTTTGAAAACTCGTCGACTCCAGAAGTACTCATTGACATCATCGTAATTTCTCCATGCCGAGTGCGGCTTGGTCCCGTTCCGGCTGGCATCCACCTCGTTCTTGAGGACGTTGTAAATCGGCCTCACTACGTGGATCAGGAAGGCATCCTCGCCGCGTACTGCAGGCATTGCAGGCTGCCCTGTCTCGATATCAATGGACTGTTCGAGGACATGGTGGAGGTCGAGGGCCATGTAGTGGAAGATGTAACAGAGGCATTCCGGCATGAACCTCAAATTGGCAGCCTCCCCCCAGATGAGCAGGTACAGCGCCGTGTACAGGAGGTCCATGCGGATG
This is a stretch of genomic DNA from Oryza brachyantha chromosome 1, ObraRS2, whole genome shotgun sequence. It encodes these proteins:
- the LOC102720924 gene encoding callose synthase 11-like, translated to MSLLRNRRAAAAAAAAAGSGEVPVVRAAYNIIPIQDVAMHGDHPSLQVPEVRAALEALAHASDFPAPPLARVWDPFRADLFDWLGATFGFQADNVRNQREHLVLLLANAQLRAPAATFPKDHPADVLHHSVARGIRRKLLKNYTSWCAYLGQKRHFGRRTGAAPGAGRDIRMDLLYTALYLLIWGEAANLRFMPECLCYIFHYMALDLHHVLEQSIDIETGQPAMPAVRGEDAFLIHVVRPIYNVLKNEVDASRNGTKPHSAWRNYDDVNEYFWSRRVFKRLRWPLDTSRNFFAEPGKTGRIGKTGFVEQRSFWNVYRSFDRIWVMLILFFQAAMIVAWDGSTSTRPWDSLSHRDIQVRVLSVFITWGGLRFVQAMLDAGTQYSLVSRETTTLAVRMVLKVLVAAGWTITFSVLYKRMWDQRWRDRRWSFAANTRVLNYLEAAAVFVIPQVLAILLFIIPWIRNFLEKTNWRILYVLTWWFQTRTFVGRGLREGLIDNIKYSIFWVCLLVSKFGFSYFLQIKPMVGPTKVIFKLHDIKRNWFEFMPHTERIAVIILWVPVIIIYLMDLQIWYAVFSSLTGALIGLFSHLGEIRSIEQLRLRFQFFASAMQFNLMPEEHLDTVHGSIRSKFYDAIHRLKLRYGFGRPYRKIEANEVEAKRFALIWNEIIQTFREEDIISDEEVEVLELPPVVWRIRVVRWPCLLLKNELLLALSQAEELVADDRTHWFKICNNEYRRCAVIEAYDSIRHLLLEIIKERTDEHIIVNQLFFAFDSAIEHGKFTEDYKLTLLPRIHKSIISLLDLLLKENKDQIKIVRTLQDLYDLAVHDLPKKKKDFAQLRLEGLAPSGTTESQLLFQDAIKCPDNHDVSFYKQVRRLHTILTSRDSMNSVPKNPEAQRRITFFSNSLFMNMPRAPTVQKMMAFSVLTPYYNEDVLYNKDQLRRENEDGISILFYLQKIYEDDWRNFLQRMQREGMVNDDDIWAGKFQDLRLWASYRGQTLARTVRGMMYYYRALKMLAFLDTASEVEITEGTKRLASYGSVRHENDVYPMNGGLQQRPRRRLDRGTSTVSQLFKGQEDGDALMKYTYVVACQIYGQQKKAKDQRAEDILTLMKKNEALRVAYVDEVSSGMGGMQYYSVLIKFDTVLQREVEIYRVRLPGPLKLGEGKPENQNHAIIFTRGDAVQTIDMNQDNYFEEALKMRNLLEQYDYYHGSQKPTLLGVREHVFTGSVSSLAWFMSAQETSFVTLGQRVLANPLKVRMHYGHPDVFDRLWFLTRGGISKASRVINISEDIFAGFNCTLRGGNVSHHEYIQVGKGRDVGLNQISMFEAKVSSGNGEQTLSRDIYRLGHRLDFFRSLSVFYTTVGFYFNTMLVVLTVYTFVWGRLYLALSGLEAGIQGSANATNNKALGAVLNQQFVIQLGLFTALPMIIENSLEQGFLPAVWDFFTMQMMFSSMFYTFSMGTKSHYYGRTILHGGAKYRATGRGFVVQHKSFAENYRLYARSHFIKAIELGIVLTVYAAHSVIARDTLVYIIMMISSWFLVVSWIMAPFAFNPSGFDWLKTVYDFDDFMNWIWYPGSIFSKAEHSWEVWWYEEQDHLRTTGLWGKILEILLDLRYFFFQYGVVYQLKIANGSRSIAVYLLSWICVAVIFGIFVLMSYARDKYAAKQHLYYRIIQTGVIILAVVVLILFLEFTTFQIIDIFTSLLAFIPTGWGLICIAQVIRPFIESTVVWASVVSVARLYEILLGAFVMAPVAFFSWLPGFQEMQTRVLFNEAFSRGLQISRILAGKKTIAV